A stretch of Myxococcus hansupus DNA encodes these proteins:
- a CDS encoding universal stress protein: protein MATVSRILVPVDLSDGSREVIDYAMKIARPFKAEVEVVHAWEPPQYVAPDLLVAAPGWNSTSLEHVAVETATKELTAQVNQGEAAGVPVRQKIVVGEAASTILDVAEQDQCDLIIMGTHGRRGLPRLLLGSVAQKVVARASCPVLTIHLSEPK, encoded by the coding sequence ATGGCGACTGTTTCCCGAATCCTCGTTCCCGTGGACCTGTCGGACGGCTCCCGGGAGGTCATCGACTACGCGATGAAGATCGCGCGTCCCTTCAAGGCCGAAGTGGAAGTGGTCCACGCCTGGGAACCGCCCCAGTACGTGGCCCCCGACCTGCTGGTCGCGGCCCCGGGATGGAACTCGACGTCCCTGGAGCACGTCGCGGTGGAGACGGCGACGAAGGAACTGACCGCCCAGGTCAACCAAGGCGAGGCCGCGGGCGTCCCGGTGCGCCAGAAGATCGTCGTGGGTGAGGCGGCGTCCACCATCCTCGACGTCGCCGAGCAGGACCAGTGCGACCTCATCATCATGGGCACCCATGGCCGGCGGGGCCTGCCACGGCTGCTGCTGGGAAGCGTGGCGCAGAAGGTCGTCGCCCGCGCTTCCTGCCCCGTGCTCACCATCCACCTGTCCGAACCGAAGTAA
- a CDS encoding WbqC family protein — protein MPGIPGVVVAEQPHYLPWVDFHEQLARAGTFVVLDNVQWLRRGWQRRTRVALPHNIPVPPPTEPGFQWMSIPLEAPHRDTLIQDLAVDTRQPWAREHLRMLVTLYGKRPYFATQVLPRLEPFYDAASREGGPGSLLRVQLASMALFNESLGLTPNLVLASTLDKQGADKSARLVAYCRQLGAHTYYSGLGSSLYLKVGLFRDADVRVLWQRFRHPEYAQGREGRFVHGMSLVDVLSNVPVDEVRQWLEPSPWGPFAPRPPGD, from the coding sequence GTGCCGGGCATCCCTGGAGTCGTCGTCGCCGAGCAGCCGCACTACCTGCCGTGGGTGGACTTCCACGAGCAGTTGGCTCGCGCGGGGACCTTCGTCGTGCTGGACAACGTGCAGTGGCTGCGGCGCGGCTGGCAGCGGCGTACACGTGTGGCGCTGCCCCACAACATCCCCGTGCCACCGCCCACGGAGCCGGGCTTCCAGTGGATGTCCATTCCGCTGGAGGCCCCCCACCGGGACACCCTCATCCAGGACCTGGCGGTGGACACGCGCCAGCCCTGGGCGCGCGAACACCTGCGCATGTTGGTGACGCTGTACGGGAAGCGGCCCTACTTCGCCACGCAGGTGTTGCCGCGCCTGGAGCCCTTCTACGACGCGGCCTCTCGTGAAGGCGGCCCGGGCTCGCTGCTGCGCGTGCAGTTGGCGAGCATGGCGCTGTTCAACGAGTCCCTGGGCCTGACGCCGAACCTGGTCCTGGCCTCCACGTTGGACAAACAGGGCGCGGACAAGTCCGCCCGGCTGGTGGCGTACTGCCGGCAACTGGGGGCCCACACGTACTACTCGGGCCTGGGGTCGTCCCTGTACCTCAAGGTGGGCCTGTTCCGGGACGCGGACGTGCGCGTGTTGTGGCAGCGCTTCCGTCATCCGGAGTACGCGCAGGGGCGCGAGGGCCGCTTCGTCCACGGCATGTCGCTGGTGGACGTGCTGTCCAACGTCCCGGTGGACGAGGTGCGCCAGTGGCTGGAGCCCTCGCCCTGGGGGCCGTTCGCGCCGCGGCCCCCGGGTGACTGA
- a CDS encoding alpha/beta fold hydrolase encodes MPYRRTTRFVTAPDGSRVAWHTHFGNLREATADSELLQRPTVLLTNGIGSSENFWRYLVGNLEQDHRVVHWNYRGHGSSDESLGDGYQIPVHVDDLERITEAVMARGDGKPPHHVAFSMGVRVLLDLYRRRPDLVPSMTLIAGAPGAFGSGSDAVSARAFLAATRGMLKLATPTLPLSVPVAHAVMSSRFAYPLARMVGALRARAPRADIDEFMRALRRMSPRAYWYTLRGMVEGHAWDVARTVQVPTLIVAASNDLLVPLGEMERMRDLMPHAHWMRVDDAGHAGLLEAGAEIADAVRAFLVDHGLEAPRPSI; translated from the coding sequence ATGCCCTACCGTCGCACCACCCGCTTCGTGACCGCCCCGGATGGCTCCCGGGTCGCCTGGCATACGCACTTCGGCAACCTGCGGGAGGCCACGGCCGACTCGGAGCTGCTCCAGCGTCCCACCGTGCTGCTGACGAACGGGATTGGCTCGTCGGAGAACTTCTGGCGCTACCTGGTGGGCAACCTGGAGCAGGACCACCGGGTGGTCCACTGGAACTACCGGGGGCACGGGAGCAGTGACGAGTCCCTGGGCGACGGCTACCAGATCCCCGTGCACGTGGACGACCTGGAGCGCATCACCGAGGCGGTGATGGCCCGGGGAGATGGGAAGCCACCCCACCACGTCGCCTTCTCCATGGGCGTCCGCGTCTTGCTGGACCTCTACCGCCGTCGTCCGGACCTGGTGCCGTCGATGACGCTCATCGCCGGGGCGCCGGGCGCGTTTGGCTCCGGCTCGGACGCGGTGTCGGCGCGTGCCTTCCTGGCCGCCACCCGGGGCATGCTCAAGCTCGCCACTCCCACACTGCCCCTGTCGGTGCCGGTGGCACACGCGGTGATGTCCAGCCGCTTTGCCTACCCCCTGGCTCGGATGGTGGGCGCGCTCCGGGCCCGGGCACCGCGGGCGGACATCGACGAGTTCATGCGCGCCCTGCGCCGCATGAGCCCCCGGGCGTACTGGTACACCCTGCGGGGGATGGTGGAGGGCCACGCCTGGGACGTGGCCAGGACGGTCCAGGTGCCCACGCTCATCGTCGCCGCGAGCAATGACTTGCTGGTGCCGCTCGGTGAAATGGAACGAATGCGTGACTTGATGCCGCACGCCCACTGGATGCGGGTGGACGATGCCGGGCACGCGGGCCTCCTCGAGGCCGGGGCGGAGATCGCCGACGCGGTTCGCGCCTTCCTCGTGGACCACGGGCTGGAGGCCCCTCGTCCTTCGATTTGA
- a CDS encoding phytanoyl-CoA dioxygenase family protein, whose protein sequence is MLCVDVERFDLRPALAHYAEHGYARLGRVLGDEGLAALRERADDLMLGRVAYPGLFFQPDATTGRYEDAPLGLGWQGPSLDYRKLEKLEKDPRFLAWMENPLFERIARALIPGDVVLYRAILFHKGQAGGSNLPWHQDGGRLWGLTREPELQLWTALDDAPEEGGCLEVIPGSHRGGLVTELGGVIPADAVAAADAEARTVRLPALAGESILVHNHLWHRSGRGRPGLRRRAFSACYMDADIRCVRKKKAPRVFTPLFRR, encoded by the coding sequence ATGCTCTGCGTCGACGTGGAACGGTTCGATCTCCGCCCTGCCCTCGCTCACTACGCCGAGCACGGCTACGCGAGGCTCGGCCGGGTGCTCGGCGACGAGGGCCTGGCGGCGCTGCGAGAGCGAGCCGACGACCTGATGCTCGGCCGGGTCGCCTACCCGGGCCTGTTCTTCCAACCGGACGCCACCACCGGCCGCTACGAGGACGCCCCCCTGGGCCTGGGTTGGCAGGGGCCGTCCCTGGACTACCGGAAGCTGGAGAAGCTGGAGAAGGACCCGCGCTTCCTGGCGTGGATGGAGAACCCGCTGTTCGAACGCATCGCCCGGGCCCTCATCCCGGGTGACGTCGTGCTCTACCGCGCCATCCTCTTCCACAAGGGACAGGCGGGGGGCAGCAACCTGCCCTGGCACCAGGACGGCGGCCGGCTGTGGGGCCTCACGCGGGAGCCCGAGCTCCAGCTCTGGACCGCCCTGGACGACGCCCCCGAGGAAGGCGGATGCCTGGAGGTCATCCCCGGCAGCCATCGCGGCGGGCTGGTGACGGAGCTGGGCGGGGTGATTCCGGCGGACGCGGTGGCGGCGGCCGACGCGGAGGCCCGGACCGTGCGCCTGCCCGCGCTCGCGGGAGAGTCCATCCTGGTCCACAACCACCTGTGGCACCGCTCCGGACGCGGACGCCCCGGGCTGCGCCGCCGCGCCTTCTCCGCCTGCTACATGGACGCGGACATCCGCTGCGTGCGCAAGAAGAAGGCGCCGCGCGTCTTCACACCGCTGTTCCGGCGCTGA
- a CDS encoding lysophospholipid acyltransferase family protein: MNALLSIWTWIEIGLVALVGFCVQLSLAILTWAFDHKRYVTGRCFRLIGVTAAKLTPFWRFSVHGEAPDKIAPNTVVVSNHESNADPFLISNLPWEMKWLGKASLFKIPVVGWSMWMAGDIPVSRGDRDSATGAMAKCRQWLAKGMPVMIFPEGTRSKTDDLLPFKDGAFRLAIEAQADVLPLAVSGTRRALPKHSWRFATSRGLVTVGTPISTKGMTLADVEKLKELAREQILTLRASLMPLTRTGPDAAVPPGPASAA; this comes from the coding sequence ATGAACGCACTGCTCTCCATCTGGACGTGGATCGAGATTGGCCTGGTGGCGCTGGTTGGCTTTTGCGTGCAGTTGTCGCTCGCCATCCTGACCTGGGCCTTTGACCACAAGCGCTATGTGACGGGGCGCTGCTTCCGGCTCATTGGCGTGACCGCGGCGAAGCTGACGCCGTTCTGGCGCTTCAGCGTGCACGGCGAGGCGCCCGACAAGATCGCGCCGAACACGGTGGTGGTGAGCAACCACGAGTCCAACGCGGACCCGTTCCTCATCTCGAACCTGCCGTGGGAGATGAAGTGGTTGGGCAAGGCCAGCCTCTTCAAGATTCCCGTGGTGGGCTGGAGCATGTGGATGGCGGGGGACATCCCGGTGAGCCGGGGGGACCGCGACTCGGCGACGGGGGCCATGGCGAAGTGCCGTCAGTGGCTGGCCAAGGGCATGCCGGTGATGATCTTCCCGGAGGGCACGCGCTCCAAGACGGATGACCTGCTGCCCTTCAAGGACGGCGCGTTCCGGCTGGCCATCGAAGCGCAGGCGGACGTGTTGCCCCTGGCGGTGAGCGGCACGCGGCGGGCGCTGCCGAAGCACTCCTGGCGCTTCGCGACCTCGCGGGGCCTGGTGACGGTGGGCACGCCCATCTCCACCAAGGGGATGACGTTGGCGGACGTGGAGAAGCTGAAGGAGCTGGCGCGCGAGCAGATTCTCACGCTGCGCGCTTCGCTGATGCCGTTGACGCGAACGGGCCCGGACGCGGCCGTGCCTCCGGGGCCCGCGAGCGCCGCGTGA
- a CDS encoding SDR family NAD(P)-dependent oxidoreductase: MRPLPIDQGTVLIIGAAQGMGRELARLLARRVRTLVLVDRQAQALEPLRDELLLNYPTLGVLVESCDVCEPQQVDTLLSSLDAQFVRVDVLVNNAAEGAPGLYAQEDWARVEAMLRANVWVPALLTHRLLGPMLERGRGGILNIGSGAAQLILPGSATFAASQRFLDGFTEALRLEVEGRGVTVTRVAPGPLWLEGAEDDAATAPFFPLSLERCAREALAGFERGEALVYPGLGHRWVMRLMPLLPRSLKRSLGRMALRGLQREQLRLPRQAPPMLQLPGEPSPM, translated from the coding sequence ATGCGTCCCCTCCCCATCGATCAAGGAACCGTTCTCATCATCGGCGCGGCGCAGGGCATGGGCCGCGAGCTGGCCCGGTTGCTCGCGCGGCGCGTTCGCACCCTGGTGCTGGTGGACCGTCAGGCCCAGGCCCTGGAGCCCCTGCGCGACGAGCTGCTGCTGAACTACCCGACGCTGGGCGTGCTCGTGGAGTCCTGCGACGTCTGCGAACCCCAGCAGGTGGACACGCTGTTGTCGTCGTTGGACGCGCAGTTCGTCCGGGTGGACGTATTGGTGAACAACGCCGCGGAAGGGGCCCCGGGGTTGTATGCCCAGGAGGACTGGGCGCGCGTGGAGGCGATGCTCCGCGCCAACGTCTGGGTGCCCGCGCTGCTGACGCACCGGTTGCTCGGGCCCATGCTGGAGCGGGGCCGGGGTGGCATCCTCAACATCGGCTCTGGCGCCGCGCAGCTCATCCTGCCGGGCTCGGCCACCTTCGCGGCCAGCCAGCGCTTCCTCGACGGCTTCACGGAGGCCTTGCGCTTGGAGGTGGAAGGCCGCGGCGTGACGGTGACGCGCGTGGCCCCTGGCCCGCTGTGGTTGGAGGGGGCGGAGGATGACGCGGCGACCGCGCCCTTCTTCCCGCTGTCGCTGGAGCGCTGCGCCCGCGAGGCCCTGGCGGGCTTCGAGCGGGGGGAGGCGCTGGTGTACCCGGGCCTGGGCCACCGGTGGGTGATGCGGCTGATGCCCTTGTTGCCTCGCTCGCTCAAGCGGAGCCTGGGGCGGATGGCGCTGCGAGGCCTGCAGCGGGAGCAGTTGCGTCTCCCACGGCAGGCCCCGCCCATGCTTCAACTGCCGGGCGAGCCCTCACCAATGTGA
- a CDS encoding lamin tail domain-containing protein, whose protein sequence is MPWSFRQLLAPLSALLLFMSACGDDPVEVRPVCGNGIVEAGETCDDGNRINGDGCENTCRPTPDAGTGEPDSGTPDDDAGTGEDDAGTIEDDAGTGEDDAGTIEDDAGTGEPDSGTGEPDSGTGEPDSGTGEPDSGTGEPDSGTGEPDSGTGEPDSGTGEPDSGTGEPDSGTGEPDSGTGEPDSGTGEPDSGTGEPDSGTGEPDSGTGEPDSGTGEPDSGTGEPDSGTDAGTVQVSLESFGPTGVFARTGTTAPTFPEALTIRLREDAPAEVWVEVASSSPAVTVQGGMVRFAAGERTATVQVTANIDADPETDKATLTATLGNDSREATVRVLAVNQVAELSTLSPEAISVAAGEVRGFTVELDVPPAQDTVIQLALEPANLGTVPATVTVAANTLSAKFDFTAGGTGAEGSLVATVGGASISAAIEVTVASTNHIVISEIAPAGPGGANDEFVELYNPTSSPVDISGYRIQYKSATGANYTGNYALPSGSIIAPRSYFLVGSGSYAGTPARDASWGTVFAMAAGSGHVRLGYPELAQNDPLGHPLVIDTVGYGSTANAPEGNRIPASAPAAGSYERKASATSTVESMTAGGADELRGNGYDSDDNAADFIVRPTRQPQNTASPAEQ, encoded by the coding sequence ATGCCTTGGTCCTTCCGGCAGTTGCTGGCGCCTTTGTCCGCACTGCTTCTCTTCATGTCTGCTTGCGGCGATGACCCTGTTGAGGTCCGGCCCGTTTGCGGCAATGGCATTGTCGAAGCCGGCGAGACGTGCGACGACGGCAACCGAATCAACGGTGACGGCTGCGAGAACACCTGCCGTCCCACGCCTGACGCGGGCACTGGCGAGCCGGACTCCGGCACGCCTGATGACGACGCGGGCACCGGCGAAGATGATGCCGGCACCATCGAGGATGACGCGGGTACCGGCGAGGACGATGCCGGCACCATCGAGGACGACGCGGGCACGGGCGAGCCTGATTCGGGTACCGGTGAGCCGGACTCGGGCACGGGCGAGCCGGACTCCGGCACGGGCGAGCCTGACTCGGGTACCGGTGAGCCGGACTCGGGCACGGGCGAGCCGGACTCCGGCACGGGCGAGCCTGATTCGGGTACCGGTGAGCCGGACTCGGGCACGGGTGAGCCGGACTCGGGTACGGGCGAGCCGGACTCGGGCACGGGTGAGCCGGACTCGGGTACGGGCGAGCCGGACTCGGGCACGGGTGAGCCGGACTCGGGCACGGGTGAGCCGGACTCGGGTACGGGCGAGCCGGATTCGGGTACCGGTGAGCCGGACTCGGGCACGGGCGAGCCGGACTCCGGCACCGACGCCGGCACGGTTCAGGTTTCCCTCGAGAGCTTCGGGCCGACGGGCGTCTTCGCTCGCACGGGCACCACGGCTCCGACGTTCCCCGAGGCGCTGACGATTCGCCTGCGTGAGGACGCTCCTGCGGAGGTCTGGGTGGAAGTCGCTTCGTCCAGCCCGGCGGTGACGGTGCAGGGCGGCATGGTTCGCTTCGCCGCGGGTGAGCGCACCGCCACGGTGCAGGTGACGGCGAACATCGACGCGGATCCGGAGACGGACAAGGCGACGCTGACGGCGACGCTGGGCAACGACTCGCGCGAGGCCACGGTCCGCGTGCTGGCGGTGAACCAGGTGGCCGAGCTGTCCACGCTGTCCCCCGAGGCGATCTCGGTGGCCGCTGGCGAGGTCCGCGGCTTCACGGTGGAGCTGGATGTGCCCCCCGCGCAGGACACGGTCATCCAGCTCGCGCTGGAGCCCGCCAACCTGGGCACGGTGCCCGCGACGGTGACGGTGGCGGCCAACACCCTGTCGGCGAAGTTCGACTTCACGGCGGGCGGCACGGGCGCTGAGGGTTCTCTCGTCGCCACGGTCGGCGGCGCGTCCATCTCCGCGGCCATCGAGGTCACGGTGGCCTCGACGAACCACATCGTCATCAGCGAGATCGCGCCCGCGGGTCCGGGTGGGGCCAACGACGAGTTCGTCGAGCTCTACAACCCGACCTCGAGCCCGGTGGACATCAGCGGCTATCGAATCCAGTACAAGTCCGCCACCGGTGCCAACTACACCGGTAACTACGCGCTGCCCTCGGGCTCCATCATCGCGCCGCGCAGCTACTTCCTGGTGGGCTCGGGCTCCTACGCCGGCACCCCGGCGCGTGACGCGAGCTGGGGCACGGTCTTCGCGATGGCCGCTGGTTCGGGCCACGTGCGTCTGGGCTACCCGGAGCTGGCGCAGAACGACCCGCTGGGTCACCCGCTGGTCATTGACACCGTGGGCTACGGTTCCACGGCGAACGCGCCCGAGGGCAACCGCATCCCGGCCTCGGCGCCCGCCGCTGGCAGCTACGAGCGCAAGGCCTCGGCCACGTCGACGGTGGAGTCCATGACCGCCGGCGGCGCGGACGAGCTGCGCGGCAACGGCTACGACTCGGACGACAACGCGGCGGACTTCATCGTCCGTCCGACGCGCCAGCCGCAGAACACCGCGAGCCCCGCGGAGCAGTAG
- a CDS encoding trypsin-like serine peptidase, with product MFVKSVRALFLVGALSACGTEVPHDVPDADGVEPLQSQESNVIVGSVNWVSATTLSGTQRTRSRAVGYLSIPAVGSRCTAWLVSADTIITNNHCVGSASQAAGARASFNYEDGVAAASRVWYDCPTLIRTWASDDMTALRCRATNGQLPGNVYGWLTVASANAATNATVYVVHQNCDYYTTSGCTPTKKSSPGRVLNANYSTTDLSYDADTLGGSSGSPVLSTSSNQVVGLHHIGLGGNSQGRGTGNTGIKATRVRARLAEIGL from the coding sequence ATGTTCGTGAAGAGCGTTCGTGCGCTGTTCCTGGTGGGAGCCCTGTCTGCCTGCGGTACCGAGGTGCCTCACGACGTCCCCGACGCGGACGGTGTCGAGCCGCTCCAGTCCCAGGAGTCGAACGTCATCGTGGGCTCGGTGAACTGGGTGAGCGCCACGACGCTGTCCGGCACGCAGCGCACGCGCTCGCGCGCGGTGGGCTATCTCTCCATCCCCGCGGTGGGCTCGCGCTGCACGGCGTGGCTGGTGTCGGCCGACACCATCATCACCAACAACCACTGTGTCGGCAGCGCCTCGCAGGCCGCTGGCGCGCGCGCGTCCTTCAACTACGAGGACGGTGTCGCCGCCGCGAGCCGCGTCTGGTACGACTGCCCCACGCTCATCCGCACCTGGGCCAGCGACGACATGACGGCGCTGCGGTGCAGGGCCACCAACGGCCAGCTCCCCGGCAACGTCTACGGCTGGCTGACGGTGGCCTCCGCCAACGCCGCCACCAACGCCACCGTCTACGTGGTCCACCAGAACTGCGACTACTACACGACGAGCGGCTGCACGCCGACGAAGAAGTCCTCGCCCGGCCGCGTCCTCAACGCCAACTACAGCACCACGGACCTGTCCTACGACGCGGACACGCTGGGCGGCTCGTCCGGCTCGCCCGTGCTGTCCACGTCCTCGAACCAGGTGGTGGGCCTGCACCACATCGGCCTGGGCGGCAACTCGCAGGGCCGCGGCACCGGCAACACCGGCATCAAGGCCACCCGCGTGCGGGCGCGCCTGGCGGAAATCGGCCTGTGA
- a CDS encoding ATP-binding protein yields the protein MKFLCLTTDTRHPVAEELRRQGQGVSVTADLVEAGAALGHGPVDVLVVDAADLVADARWLDGLRKRARPEEPLVLGLAREDTDEALEPLLAAGVDEILVEPFSAVQVRARRVLLERRVAARRQRRTDEAEARGEMERLAAIIQTQSDVAIAGFGLDELMNLLCERSRVLCGADGAAVAVVEADAELNYLVTTGSLAPFTGFRLQVDGSLTGTSLRRGEVMRTDDSESDVRVNVEALRQVGARSMICVPLWREGRPVGVLNVTSRRPNAFDDRDVRTLELMAGLLGAAMGNAAEAQARQELMAQNALALSALEESQELFASFMDNIPAVAFMKDEQGRRIWVNARYSHYFGFPPGTDMSQMEDRELMPDASAEQVRRDDAGVLASGRQNITETMIPARDGTERHWLTYRFIVRERSGRRLLAGVAVDITDRKAMQAQLVVSDRLAAVGTLAAGVAHEINNPLAFVLSNLSFLAGELHALTRELPPGRMAELEEVLREATDGAHRVRQIVRDLRTFSRGDDEVATAVNVQSVLESAITLARSELKLRAQIVRDYREVPLVEGNEGRFGQVFLNLLINAAQAIPMGRSEHNEVRLSLRSAGDRVIVEVRDTGMGMPPEVRARIFDPFFTTKPVGEGTGLGLSICHGIVTGFGGEISVESEEGRGSTFRVSLPVAQRAREPQSPPPLRIPLVG from the coding sequence ATGAAGTTCCTGTGTCTCACCACCGATACACGGCACCCCGTCGCGGAGGAGCTGCGGCGTCAGGGGCAGGGTGTGTCCGTCACCGCCGACCTGGTGGAGGCGGGGGCGGCGTTGGGACATGGGCCGGTGGATGTCCTGGTGGTGGACGCGGCGGACCTGGTGGCGGACGCGCGCTGGCTGGATGGCTTGCGCAAGCGGGCGCGCCCGGAGGAACCGCTGGTGCTGGGGCTGGCGCGCGAGGACACCGACGAGGCGCTGGAGCCGCTGCTGGCCGCGGGCGTGGATGAAATCCTGGTGGAGCCTTTCTCCGCGGTGCAGGTGCGCGCACGGCGGGTGCTGTTGGAGCGCCGGGTGGCGGCGCGGCGGCAGCGGCGGACGGACGAGGCGGAAGCGCGCGGTGAGATGGAGCGGCTGGCCGCCATCATCCAGACCCAGTCGGACGTGGCCATCGCGGGCTTTGGCCTGGATGAGCTGATGAACCTGCTGTGTGAGCGCTCCCGGGTGCTGTGCGGCGCGGATGGCGCCGCGGTGGCGGTGGTGGAGGCCGACGCCGAACTGAACTACCTGGTGACCACCGGCAGCCTCGCGCCCTTCACGGGCTTCCGGTTGCAGGTGGACGGCAGCCTCACGGGCACCAGCCTGCGGCGCGGCGAGGTGATGCGCACGGATGACTCGGAATCGGACGTCCGGGTCAACGTGGAGGCGCTGCGCCAGGTGGGCGCGCGGTCGATGATCTGCGTCCCCTTGTGGCGCGAGGGGCGGCCGGTGGGCGTGCTCAACGTCACCAGCCGGCGCCCGAACGCGTTCGATGACCGGGACGTGCGCACGCTGGAGTTGATGGCGGGCCTGCTCGGCGCGGCGATGGGCAACGCGGCCGAGGCGCAGGCGCGGCAGGAGCTGATGGCGCAGAACGCGCTGGCGCTGTCGGCGCTGGAGGAGTCGCAGGAGCTGTTCGCGTCCTTCATGGACAACATCCCCGCCGTGGCCTTCATGAAGGACGAGCAGGGGCGCCGCATCTGGGTGAACGCGCGCTACAGCCACTACTTCGGCTTCCCGCCGGGGACGGACATGTCCCAGATGGAGGACCGGGAGCTGATGCCCGACGCCTCGGCCGAACAGGTGCGCCGGGACGACGCGGGCGTGCTGGCGTCCGGGCGGCAGAACATCACCGAGACGATGATTCCCGCGCGCGATGGCACGGAGCGGCACTGGCTCACGTACCGGTTCATCGTGCGGGAGCGCTCGGGGCGGCGGCTGCTGGCGGGCGTGGCGGTGGACATCACGGACCGCAAGGCGATGCAGGCCCAGCTCGTGGTGTCGGACCGGCTGGCGGCCGTGGGGACGCTGGCGGCGGGCGTGGCGCATGAAATCAACAACCCGCTGGCCTTCGTGCTCTCCAACCTGTCGTTCCTCGCGGGCGAGCTGCACGCCCTCACGCGCGAGCTGCCCCCGGGCCGCATGGCGGAGCTGGAGGAGGTGCTGCGCGAGGCCACCGACGGCGCGCACCGCGTGCGGCAGATCGTCCGGGATTTGAGGACCTTCTCCCGCGGGGACGACGAGGTGGCCACCGCCGTCAACGTGCAGTCGGTGCTCGAGTCAGCCATCACCCTGGCGCGCAGCGAGCTCAAGCTGCGCGCGCAGATTGTCCGCGACTACCGCGAGGTGCCGCTGGTGGAGGGGAATGAGGGCCGCTTCGGCCAGGTGTTCCTCAACCTGCTCATCAACGCGGCGCAGGCCATTCCGATGGGCCGGTCGGAGCACAACGAGGTCCGGCTGAGCCTGCGCTCGGCCGGGGACCGCGTCATCGTGGAGGTGCGCGACACGGGCATGGGGATGCCGCCGGAGGTGCGCGCGCGCATCTTCGATCCGTTCTTCACCACCAAGCCGGTGGGCGAGGGCACGGGCCTGGGGCTGTCCATCTGCCACGGCATCGTCACCGGCTTCGGTGGGGAGATCTCCGTGGAGAGCGAGGAGGGGCGGGGCAGCACCTTCCGCGTGTCCCTGCCGGTGGCCCAGCGCGCGCGTGAGCCGCAGTCGCCGCCCCCGCTGCGCATCCCCCTGGTGGGCTGA
- a CDS encoding exodeoxyribonuclease III — MRVVSWNVNGLRSVHRKGFLPWLAGSRAQVVALQEVRARADQLPDEVRAPPRWKTHFVAAERPGYSGVGLFSRLEPDEVVTVLGVGELDVEGRLQMARFGKLTVVNGYFPNGNGKDRDLSRIPYKLTFYRRLFERLEKPLRDGGRVLVLGDFNTAHQEIDLARPRENRETSGFRPEEREEFDRWIRAGWVDTFRHFNKGGGHYSWWSQRAGVREKNIGWRIDYVLASPAAMAYVRKAGIHPDVLGSDHCPVSVDLDPAVR, encoded by the coding sequence GTGCGAGTCGTTTCATGGAACGTGAACGGACTTCGCTCGGTGCACCGCAAGGGCTTCCTGCCCTGGCTGGCGGGCTCCCGGGCGCAAGTGGTGGCCCTGCAGGAGGTCCGCGCGCGCGCCGACCAGCTCCCCGATGAGGTCCGCGCGCCACCCCGGTGGAAGACGCACTTCGTCGCGGCGGAGCGGCCGGGCTACAGCGGGGTGGGGCTGTTCAGCCGCCTGGAGCCCGATGAAGTCGTCACGGTGCTCGGCGTGGGTGAGCTGGACGTCGAAGGGCGGCTGCAGATGGCCCGCTTCGGCAAGCTCACGGTGGTGAACGGGTACTTCCCCAACGGCAACGGGAAGGACCGGGACCTCAGCCGCATCCCCTACAAGCTGACCTTCTACCGGCGCCTCTTCGAGCGCCTGGAGAAGCCCCTGCGCGACGGGGGTCGGGTGCTGGTGTTGGGCGACTTCAACACAGCGCATCAAGAAATCGACCTGGCGCGGCCCCGGGAGAACCGGGAGACGAGCGGCTTCCGCCCCGAGGAGCGCGAGGAGTTCGACCGGTGGATTCGCGCCGGCTGGGTGGACACCTTCCGCCACTTCAACAAGGGTGGGGGGCACTACTCCTGGTGGAGCCAGCGCGCCGGTGTGCGGGAGAAGAACATCGGCTGGAGAATCGACTATGTCTTGGCCTCGCCAGCGGCCATGGCCTACGTGCGCAAGGCTGGCATCCACCCGGATGTGCTCGGCTCGGACCACTGTCCGGTGAGCGTGGATCTAGACCCCGCGGTTCGCTGA